The following coding sequences lie in one Saimiri boliviensis isolate mSaiBol1 chromosome 6, mSaiBol1.pri, whole genome shotgun sequence genomic window:
- the RPS6KB2 gene encoding ribosomal protein S6 kinase beta-2: protein MAAVFDLDLETEEGSDCEGEPELSPADVCPLAELRAAGLEPVGHYEEVELTESSVNLGPERIGPHCFELLRVLGKGGYGKVFQVRKVQGTNLGKIYAMKVLRKAKIVRNAKDTAHTRAERNILESVKHPFIVELAYAFQTCGKLYLILECLSGGELFTHLEREGIFLEDTACFYLAEITLALGHLHSLGIIYRDLKPENIMLNSQGHIKLTDFGLCKESIHEGAITHTFCGTIEYMAPEILVRSGHNRAVDWWSLGALMYDMLTGSPPFTAENRKKTMDKIIKGKLVLPPYLTPDARDLVKKFLKRNPNQRIGGGPGDAADVQKHPFFRHMNWDDLLARHVDPPFRPCLQSEEDVSQFDTRFTRQTPVDSPDDTALSESANQAFLGFTYVAPSVLDSIKEGFSFQPKLRSPRRLNSSPRAPISPLKFSPFEGFRPSPSLPEPMEPPLPPLLPPPPPPPPPPSITAPLPIRPPSGTKKSKRGRGRPGH from the exons ATGGCGGCCGTGTTTGATCTGGATTTGGAGACCGAGGAAGGCAGCGACTGCGAGGGAGAGCCAGAGCTCAGCCCCGCG GACGTGTGTCCCCTTGCCGAGTTGAGGGCAGCTGGCCTGGA GCCTGTGGGGCACTATGAAGAGGTGGAGCTGACTGAGAGCAGCGTGAACCTCGGCCCGGAGCGCATCGGGCCCCACTGTTTTGAGCTGCTGCGTGTGCTGGGCAAGGGAGGCTATGGCAAG GTGTTCCAGGTTCGAAAGGTGCAAGGCACCAACTTGGGCAAAATATACGCCATGAAAGTCCTAAGGAAG GCCAAAATTGTGCGCAACGCCAAGGACACAGCACACACTCGGGCTGAGCGGAATATTCTGGAGTCAGTGAAGCACCCCTTTATCGTGGAACTGGCCTATGCCTTCCAGACTTGTGGCAAACTCTACCTCATCCTCGAGTGTCTCAGTG GTGGCGAGCTCTTCACGCATCTGGAGCGAGAGGGCATCTTCCTGGAAGATACGGCCTG CTTCTACCTGGCCGAGATCACTCTGGCCCTGGGCCATCTCCACTCCCTGGGCATCATCTACCGGGACCTCAAACCTGAGAACATCATGCTCAACAGCCAGG GCCACATCAAACTGACCGACTTTGGACTCTGCAAGGAGTCGATCCATGAGGGCGCCATCACTCACACCTTCTGCGGCACCATTGAGTACAT GGCCCCTGAGATTTTGGTGCGCAGTGGCCACAACCGGGCTGTGGACTGGTGGAGCCTGGGGGCCCTGATGTACGACATGCTCACTGGATCG ccaccCTTCACCGCAGAGAACCGGAAGAAAACCATGGATAAGATCATCAAGGGCAAGCTGGTGCTGCCCCCCTACCTCACCCCAGATGCCCGGGACCTTGTCAAAAAG TTTCTGAAACGGAATCCCAACCAGCGGATTGGGGGTGGCCCAGGGGATGCTGCTGATGTGCAG AAGCACCCCTTTTTCCGGCACATGAATTGGGATGACCTTCTGGCCCGCCACGTGGACCCCCCTTTCAGGCCCTGTCTG CAGTCAGAGGAGGATGTGAGCCAGTTTGACACCCGCTTCACGCGACAGACGCCGGTGGACAGTCCGGATGACACGGCCCTCAGCGAGAGTGCCAACCAGGCCTTCCTG ggCTTCACGTACGTGGCGCCGTCTGTCCTGGACAGCATCAAGGAGGGCTTCTCCTTCCAGCCCAAGCTGCGCTCACCCAGGCGCCTCAACAGCAGCCCCCGGGCCCCCATCAG CCCCCTCAAGTTCTCCCCCTTTGAGGGGTTTCGGCCTAGCCCCAGCCTGCCAGAGCCCATggagccacctctgcctccactcctgccaccgccgccaccaccaccaccaccgccctCGATCACCGCCCCTCTCCCCATCCGTCCCCCCTCAGGGACCAAGAAGTCCAAGAGGGGCCGTGGGCGTCCAGGGCACTAA
- the CORO1B gene encoding coronin-1B, with product MSFRKVVRQSKFRHVFGQPVKNDQCYEDIRVSRVTWDSTFCAVNPKFLAVIVEASGGGAFLVLPLSKTGRIDKAYPTVCGHTGPVLDIDWCPHNDEVIASGSEDCTVMVWQIPENGLTSPLTEPVVVLEGHTKRVGIIAWHPTARNVLLSAGCDNVVLIWNVGTAEELYRLDSLHPDLIYNVSWNRNGSLFCSACKDKSVRIIDPRRGTLVAEREKAHEGARPMRAIFLADGKVFTTGFSRMSERQLALWDPENLEEPMALQELDSSNGALLPFYDPDTSVVYVCGKGDSSIRYFEITEEPPYIHFLNTFTSKEPQRGMGSMPKRGLEVSKCEIARFYKLHERKCEPIVMTVPRKSDLFQDDLYPDTAGPEAALEAEEWVSGRDADPILISLREAYVPSKQRDLKISRRNVLSDGRPAVAPGASRLGAPASATTAADATPSGSLARAGEAGKLEEVMQELRALRALVKEQGERICRLEEQLGRMENGDA from the exons ATGTCCTTCCGCAAAGTGGTCCGGCAGAGCAAATTCCGCCATGTGTTCGGGCAGCCGGTTAAGAACGACCAGTGCTATGAGGACATTCGCGTGTCCCGTGTTACCTGGGACAGCACCTTTTGCGCCGTCAACCCCAAGTTCCTGGCGGTGATTGTGGAAGCCAGTGGTGGGGGTGCCTTTCTGGTGCTCCCCCTAAGCAAG ACGGGCCGAATTGACAAGGCCTACCCGACGGTGTGCGGGCACACGGGGCCTGTCCTGGACATCGACTGGTGTCCCCACAATGACGAAGTCATCGCCAGTGGCTCAGAGGACTGTACGGTCATG GTGTGGCAGATCCCAGAGAACGGGCTGACCTCCCCGCTGACGGAGCCGGTGGTGGTATTAGAGGGGCACACCAAGCGGGTGGGCATCATTGCCTGGCACCCAACAGCCCGCAATGTGCTGCTCAGTGCAG GCTGCGACAACGTGGTACTCATCTGGAACGTGGGCACGGCGGAGGAGCTGTACCGCCTGGACAGCCTGCACCCTGACCTCATCTACAACGTCAGCTGGAACCGCAACGGCAGCCTGTTCTGCTCAGCATGCAAGGACAAGAGCGTGCGCATCATCGACCCCCGCCGGGGCACCCTGGTGGCA GAGCGGGAGAAGGCTCACGAGGGTGCCCGGCCCATGCGGGCCATCTTCCTGGCCGACGGCAAGGTGTTCACCACAGGCTTCAGCCGAATGAGTGAGCGGCAGCTGGCACTCTGGGACCCC GAAAACCTCGAGGAGCCCATGGCCCTGCAGGAACTGGACTCAAGCAATGGGGCCCTGCTGCCCTTCTACGACCCTGACACCAGCGTGGTCTACGTCTGTGGCAAG GGTGACTCCAGCATCCGGTACTTTGAGATCACCGAGGAGCCCCCCTACATCCACTTCCTGAACACATTCACCAGCAAGGAGCCCCAGCGGGGCATGGGCAGCATGCCCAAGCGGGGCCTGGAGGTCAGCAAGTGCGAGATCGCCCG GTTCTACAAACTGCATGAGCGCAAGTGTGAGCCCATTGTCATGACTGTGCCAAGAAAG TCGGACCTCTTCCAGGATGATCTGTACCCGGACACAGCCGGGCCTGAGgcagccctggaggctgaggagtgggTGAGCGGGCGGGACGCTGACCCCATCCTCATCTCTCTGCGGGAGGCGTACGTGCCCAGCAAGCAGCGGGACCTGAAGATCAGCCGGCGCAATGTGCTGTCAGATGGACGGCCCGCTGTGGCCCCAGGCGCCTCCCGCCTGGGGGCCCCTGCATCTGCCACCACTGCTGCTGATGCCACCCCCAGTGGCAGCCTGGCCAGAGCCGGG GAGGCTGGGAAGCTGGAGGAGGTGATGCAGGAGCTTCGGGCCCTGAGGGCACTGGTCAAGGAGCAGGGGGAGCGCATCTGCCGCCTAGAGGAGCAGCTGGGCCGCATGGAGAACGGGGATGCCTAG
- the PTPRCAP gene encoding protein tyrosine phosphatase receptor type C-associated protein isoform X1, translating to MALPWALGLGMLLALPGALGSGGAEEDSVGSSSVTVVLLVLLLLLLATGLALAWRRLSRDSGGYYHPARLGAALWGRTQRLLWASPPGRWLQARAELGSPDNDPERQEDEQDADYDDVADGGLQADPGEGKQRCGEEPSPEQVPVQAEEARDSDAEGDPVLSSPGPASAGGSAEALLSDLHAFAGSAAWDDSARAVGAHGLHVTAL from the exons ATG GCTCTGCCCTGGGCCCTAGGGCTCGGGATGCTGCTGGCCCTACCAGGGGCCTTGGGCTCAGGTGGCGCCGAGGAGGACAGCGTGGGCTCCAGCTCTGTCACCGTTGTTCTGCTGGTgttgctgctcctgctgctggccACTGGCCTGGCACTGGCCTGGCGCCGCCTCAGCCGTGACTCGGGGGGCTACTACCACCCAGCCCGCCTGGGTGCTGCGCTGTGGGGCCGCACGCAGCGCCTGCTCTGGGCCAGCCCCCCGGGCCGCTGGCTGCAGGCCCGAGCTGAGCTGGGGTCCCCAGACAATGACCCTGAGCGGCAGGAGGATGAGCAGGACGCAGACTATGACGACGTCGCCGATGGTGGCCTGCAGGCTGACCCCGGGGAAGGCAAGCAGCGGTGTGGAGAGGAGCCCAGCCCGGAGCAGGTCCCTGTGCAGGCTGAGGAAGCCAGAGACAGTGACGCAGAGGGGGACCCGGTCCTCAGCTCCCCAGGGCCGGCGAGTGCAGGGGGCAGTGCTGAGGCCCTGCTGAGTGACCTGCACGCCTTTGCTGGCAGCGCAGCCTGGGACGACAGTGCTAGGGCAGTGGGGGCCCACGGCCTCCATGTCACCGCACTGTAG
- the GPR152 gene encoding putative G-protein coupled receptor 152, translating into MDTAMETDLGATTGHRPRTELDDEDSYPQGGWDTVFLVALLLLGLPANGLMAWLAGSQARHGAGTRLALLLLSLALSDFLFLAAAAFQILEIQHGGHWPLGTAACRFYYFLWGVSYTSGLFLLAALSLDRCLLALCPHWYPRHRPARLPLWVCAGVWVLATLFSVPWLVFPEATVWWYDLVICLDFWDSEELPLRMLEVLGGFLPFLLLLVCHVLTQASACHTCRRQPQPTACRGFARVARTILSAYVVLRLPYQLAQLLYLAFLWDIYPGYLLWEALVYSDYLILLNSCLSPFLCLMASADLRALLRSVLSSFAAALCEERPGSFTPAEPQTQLDSEGPALPGPTVEAQPQMDPVAQPQVNPTAQPPSAPTAQPQLNPTAQPQSASVAQAQSGTEAQTPGPAASSVPSPCDEASRAPSSHPTPGAPENPAPPPASEGAIPSGTPPEEAPGTGPT; encoded by the coding sequence ATGGACACTGCTATGGAAACCGACCTGGGTGCCACCACCGGCCACAGGCCCCGCACGGAGCTGGACGACGAGGACTCCTACCCCCAGGGTGGCTGGGACACAGTCTTCCTGGTGGCTCTGCTGCTCCTTGGGCTGCCAGCCAATGGGCTGATGGCGTGGCTGGCCGGCTCCCAGGCCCGGCATGGAGCAGGCACGCGTCTGGCGCTGCTCCTGCTCAGCCTGGCCCTCTCTGACTTCTTGTTCCTGGCGGCAGCGGCCTTCCAGATCCTGGAGATCCAGCATGGAGGGCACTGGCCGCTGGGGACAGCTGCCTGCCGCTTCTACTACTTCCTGTGGGGTGTATCGTACACCTCTGGCCTCTTCCTGCTGGCTGCCCTCAGCCTGGACCGCTGCCTGCTGGCGCTGTGCCCACATTGGTACCCTAGGCACCGCCCTGCCCGCTTGCCCCTCTGGGTCTGCGCTGGGGTCTGGGTGCTGGCCACGCTCTTCAGCGTGCCCTGGCTGGTCTTCCCCGAGGCCACGGTCTGGTGGTACGACCTGGTCATTTGTCTGGACTTCTGGGACAGCGAGGAGCTGCCGCTGCGGATGCTGGAGGTCCTGGGGGGcttcctgcctttcctcctgctgCTGGTCTGTCACGTGCTCACCCAGGCCTCGGCTTGTCACACCTGCCGCCGCCAACCGCAGCCCACAGCCTGCCGGGGCTTTGCCCGTGTGGCCAGGACCATTCTGTCGGCCTACGTGGTCCTGCGGCTGCCATACCAGCTGGCCCAGCTGCTCTATCTGGCTTTCCTATGGGACATCTACCCCGGCTACCTGCTCTGGGAGGCCCTGGTTTACTCCGATTACCTGATCCTGCTCAACAGCTGCCTCAGCCCCTTCCTCTGCCTCATGGCCAGCGCCGACCTCCGGGCCCTGCTGCGCTCCGTGCTCTCGTCCTTCGCGGCAGCTCTCTGCGAGGAACGGCCGGGCAGCTTCACACCTGCTGAGCCACAGACCCAGCTGGACTCTGAGGGCCCAGCTCTGCCAGGGCCGACAGTGGAGGCCCAGCCACAGATGGATCCTGTGGCCCAGCCTCAGGTGAACCCCACAGCCCAGCCACCATCAGCTCCCACAGCCCAGCCACAGCTGAACCCCACGGCCCAGCCACAGTCAGCTTCTGTGGCCCAGGCACAGTCAGGCACTGAGGCCCAGACGCCTGGACCCGCTGCCAGTTCTGTGCCCAGTCCCTGTGACGAAGCCTCCCGGGCCCCATCCTCCCATCCCACACCAGGGGCCCCGGAgaacccagcccctcctcctgcctctgaaGGAGCAATCCCCAGCGGCACTCCTCCCGAGGAGGCCCCAGGCACAGGCCCCACGTGA
- the CABP4 gene encoding calcium-binding protein 4: MATEQVSGQHGPDPATGPQKTPVTPKSDAEEPPMTRKRSKKERGLRGSRKRAGSSGDQAGPEALGSSKNLPRTGEGPAGVPPASPGPASSRQSHRHRPDSRHDAAQRTYGPLLNRVFGKDRELGPEELDELQAAFEEFDTDRDGYISHRELGDCMRTLGYMPTEMELLAVSQHIKMRMGGRVDFEEFVELIGPKLREETAHMLGVRELRIAFREFDRDRDGRITVPELREAVPALLGEPLAGPELDEMLREVDLNGDGTVDFDEFVMMLSRH, translated from the exons atgGCCACAGAGCAGGTGAGCGGGCAGCATGGCCCAGACCCAGCCACTGGCCCTCAGAAGACCCCTGTGACTCCCAAGAGTGATGCAGAGGAGCCCCCAATGACCAGGAAGAGGAGCAAGAAGGAGAGGGGGCTCCGAGGGTCCCGGAAGCGCGCTGGCAGCTCTGGGGACCAGGCAGGCCCCGAGGCCCTGGGGAGCAGCAAGAACCTTCCCAGGACTGGAGAGGGGCCGGCAGGGGTACCCCCTGCATCCCCTGGGCCGGCCTCTTCGCGCCAGTCCCACCGACATCGTCCTGACTCCCGGCACGATGCTGCTCAGAGGACATACGGGCCCCTGCTCAATCGAGTCTTCGGGAAG GATCGAGAGCTGGGCCCGGAGGAGCTAGATG agcttcAGGCCGCCTTCGAGGAGTTTGACACCGACCGTGACGGCTACATCAGCCACCGGGAGCTGGGCGACTGCATGCGGACCCTGGGCTACATGCCCACTGAGATGGAGCTCCTGGCGGTCTCCCAGCACATCAAGATGCGAA TGGGTGGCCGCGTGGACTTTGAGGAGTTTGTGGAACTGATAGGCCcaaagctgagggaggagacgGCGCACATGCTGGGGGTTCGGGAGCTGCGCATCGCCTTCCGAGAG TTTGACAGGGACAGGGATGGACGAATTACCGTACCAGAGCTGCGGGAGGCAGTGCCGGCTCTTCTCGGGGAGCCACTGGCGGGTCCTGAGCTGGACGAGATGCTCCGAGAAGTGGACCTCAATGGGGATGGCACCGTAGACTTTGATG AGTTTGTGATGATGCTCTCCCGCCACTGA
- the PTPRCAP gene encoding protein tyrosine phosphatase receptor type C-associated protein isoform X2, whose amino-acid sequence MLLALPGALGSGGAEEDSVGSSSVTVVLLVLLLLLLATGLALAWRRLSRDSGGYYHPARLGAALWGRTQRLLWASPPGRWLQARAELGSPDNDPERQEDEQDADYDDVADGGLQADPGEGKQRCGEEPSPEQVPVQAEEARDSDAEGDPVLSSPGPASAGGSAEALLSDLHAFAGSAAWDDSARAVGAHGLHVTAL is encoded by the coding sequence ATGCTGCTGGCCCTACCAGGGGCCTTGGGCTCAGGTGGCGCCGAGGAGGACAGCGTGGGCTCCAGCTCTGTCACCGTTGTTCTGCTGGTgttgctgctcctgctgctggccACTGGCCTGGCACTGGCCTGGCGCCGCCTCAGCCGTGACTCGGGGGGCTACTACCACCCAGCCCGCCTGGGTGCTGCGCTGTGGGGCCGCACGCAGCGCCTGCTCTGGGCCAGCCCCCCGGGCCGCTGGCTGCAGGCCCGAGCTGAGCTGGGGTCCCCAGACAATGACCCTGAGCGGCAGGAGGATGAGCAGGACGCAGACTATGACGACGTCGCCGATGGTGGCCTGCAGGCTGACCCCGGGGAAGGCAAGCAGCGGTGTGGAGAGGAGCCCAGCCCGGAGCAGGTCCCTGTGCAGGCTGAGGAAGCCAGAGACAGTGACGCAGAGGGGGACCCGGTCCTCAGCTCCCCAGGGCCGGCGAGTGCAGGGGGCAGTGCTGAGGCCCTGCTGAGTGACCTGCACGCCTTTGCTGGCAGCGCAGCCTGGGACGACAGTGCTAGGGCAGTGGGGGCCCACGGCCTCCATGTCACCGCACTGTAG